From the genome of Leptotrichia sp. HSP-342:
GAAAAAGAAGAACTTTTGAATAATTCCAGAAATGAGCTTGATTTGATAACAAGGGAATTGGCTATAAAGGAAGAAGAAAAGGATAAATGGGAGGCTAAAGTTGGAGAACTCAAGCATAAATGTGATAAAATTACAATTGAATTAAAAGAACGAACGCAAAAGAATTCTAATTTTGAAGTGGATAAGATAAAAGTCGCCGGAGAAAATGAAGATCTTGAAAAAAGAGTTCAAGGGGCAAAAAATGAAAATAAAAGACAAATTGCCGAAAGAAATGATGTAGAAGCTGAGTTTAATAAAATAAATAAGGAAAAACAGACATTTGAAATTCAAAAGTCAGAAAAGGAAAAAGAAAAGCTTGAAAAAGAGCTGAAAATAAAAAAACTTAACGAAAAGATTGATGAACTTAGAAAAGAATATGCTGAAATAAATAAGCAAAAAAATGAAATTAGCTACAAACTTGAAAGTTTTGAAGTTAAACATAAGGCAATAGCTAGTGCGATTGAAAAAAATGAGACTTTTAACCGAAGTATAAAACATATTTTGAATGAAAAAATTGATAGTGTAATTGGAGCTTTTGTTAACTTGATTGATGTTCCAGCGGGATTTGAGGAAGCAATACAGACTTTGTCTGGTGGAATGTTTCAGGATATTGTAGTAAGAGATAGTGAAATTGGAAAAAAATGTATTGAAATTCTGAAAGACAGAAAACTTGGAAGAGCTTCGTTTTTACCAATTGAAAATATTCGAATTTCAAGAATGAACGAATTTTTGCCAAAAATTGAACAAGTTTCACAACAAAAAAGTTTTCAAAATAAAATGCCTCAAGATGAAGTTCAAAATATTATTTTAAATACAAAGGGGAAAAATGGAATTATTGACTTTGCAAGAAATATTGTAAAAGTTGATAAGAAATTTTTGAATGAAGATGTAGAAAAGGTTATTCAGTTTGTGTATGGAAATTCAGTTGTTGTGGAAAGTCTGGAAGTTGGAACAGAGCTTTTGAAAAAAGGATTTAACGACAGAATTGTTACACTTGAAGGGGATATTATCACTTCTCGTGGGAGAATGACTGGAGGGCATTCATTTAAGGGGAAAGATGAAATTCTTGAGCGAAAAAAGGAATTGAAATATCTGGAAAGTGAAATTGAGAAAAATAAAAAGAATTTTAAGGAATTTGAAAAAAAATTATCGGAAATAGTTTTGGAAGCTGAAAAAATTGAAGTAGAAAGAATAGAAGCAGAAAAATTATTTGAAAAATTTAAAAATGATTGTCAGGAATTTAATGAAAATTATGATGACTTTAGTATAAAATTTAATCGAAAACAGCGAGAAATCAATACTCTGAACTATGAAATTTCTGAAAATGAGAAATTTATTTTGGAAAAAGAAAACAAAATAAAAGAAAATAAAGAACTAATTCAGAATATTGAAAAATATATCGAAGAAAATAATCTGAAAATGCAAAATCTGAATGAAGAACTTAAAAAATTTGAAAATATTGATGAATTTATTCAGAAATTGAATGAGACGGATAGAGATTACGAAATTTTGAAGGTTCGAACTGATAACAATAAAAATCGTTTTTCAGAAATTGAGTCTGATTACAAGAAACTTTTAAGTGAAAAGGCAGAACTGGATGAATTTGAGAAGAAAAGAGAGAGGCTGGGGAATGAACTTTCTGAAAAACTTTCAGATAAAAAGACTGAAATTGAAAAAAATGAAAAAATTAATGAAAATATATTGAATGAAATCAAGGAATTTGAGAAAAAAATACAGGAAATTGAAGTAAAAGAAAGAAAGTTAATTAGTGAAATTAAGGATATCGAAGTAAAAATACTGGAAAATAAAAATAATTATGAAAAAATTGTTGAAAAAATTACACGTAATGAAAGTGAACTTGAATTTCAAATAGCGGAATTTAAGGAACTTGAAAGCGAAGAAATACTCGAAAATGAGGAATATTTTGAAATTGCTGATGAAGAGGAACTTACAGCAACAAGAAGAAAATTGTCATCAAATGAGAGAAGCCGTACAGATATTGGGGCAGTCAACCTTGCTTCAATAGATGAATTTGAATATGAAAATGGACGATATCAGGATATTGTGGCACAGAAGAAGGATTTGCTGGAAAGCCGTGAAACATTGTTTGGATTTATTCGAGAAATCGAAGAGGAAGTTACAAACAAATTTTTTATAGCTTATGAGCAGATAAACAAGAATTTTCAGTATATGTGTGAAACCATCTTAAATGGAGCAAAAGGAATAATCAAAATGACAGATCCTGAAAACTTGCTTACCACAGGACTGGAACTGAGTGTAAAATATAAAAACAAGCCAGAGCAAACTCTTCTTCTTCTTTCAGGAGGAGAAAAATCAATGCTTGCAGTATCATTTATAATGGCAATCTTTATGTTCAAGCCAAGTCCATTTACTTTCTTTGATGAAATCGAGGCAGCTCTTGATGAAAAAAATACAAAGAAAATTGTCGAATTATTACATCAGTTTATCAATAAGTCGCAATTTATATTAATTACTCATAATAAGGAAACAATGAAAGGATCTCATAGACTTTATGGAGTTACGATGAATAAAGAAATTGGAGAAACTAAGATTGTTTCAGTGGACATATAATTTGATAAACTTTTTTACTGGAAATTTTTTGATATTTTTGATAAAATATAGTTAAAATAAATAAAAAGTATAATTTTTGAAAATTAGAAAGGAGAAATGTGAAAAAGTTTTCACATAGATTGAAAATTATGTTAAAAAAAATATTGGGTTTAATGATGGTACTTGTGTTTTCAGTTATTGGACTTGCTGAGATAGATACATCACAGATTGCAAATGATTATCCATATAAGGAAAGTGCCATAATGGCGACTGTTCTTGGAACGCCTGCAGAGCAACACTATAAGTTTAAAAATCCAAAAGGTCCTAAAGTAAGAAAATTCAAAACAACAAAGACAATTCCTGAGATTCTTAGACAATGGAGTAACTATGAATATGGTGTTTGGACTCAAAAGAAAGAAGCACCACTAATGATTGTAATTTCAGGTACAGGTTCACTTTATAATAGTGGGATGTCACTTTATTTGGCAAATGTATTTTATGATAGAGGCTATAATGTAATCACATTCAGCTCGCCAACGACAATGCCGTATATTGTAAGTCAAAGCAAAAATGCATATGCAGGATATATAAAAGATGAAACTGTCCAAATATATGATTTAATAGAAAAAGCAATTTCAAGAGAGAAAGCTGATGGTATGAAATTAAACGGGAGAGTATATATTGGTGGTTACAGTTTGGGAGGATTTCAGTCTCTTCAAATTCATGAGCTGGATGCCAAAAAGAATAGAAGAATAGGAATAAATAAGTCGCTTATGTTAAATTCACCAGTCAGTATTCTAACTGCAACACAGAATTTAGACGGCTTTTTAGTAAAAAATGGAATTTATGATGCAAGAAGCTTGGAAAAATATTTAGATACAATATTTAGCAGACTTATGTATGATAAGTCAATTCAGATAAAGGACATTGAGTTCTCAAATCTAACAACTTCATTAGGAAAACTGGGACTTGAAGAAAAAGATTTTGAAGTTCTGACAGGACTTCTATTTAGATTCTATTCAGCAAATATGACTTTTGCAGGAGAAGTTTTTAGTGGAAATAACGCGATTGGAAGATTATCTAATAAAAAATCATATAAAAGATTTGATTCAGTTACTCAGGAATTTAGGGAAGGATTGTCTGTCTCATTTGATGAATATGCTAAGGAAATACTATATCCATACTTAAAAAAATATAAAAATCCTAGTCTTGATTTTAATGATTTCATAAATGAATTTGATTTAAGAAGTAGTCAGGATTTTAT
Proteins encoded in this window:
- a CDS encoding AAA family ATPase, coding for MYLKALELTGFKSFANRTVVEFDNGITSIVGPNGSGKSNILDAILWVLGEQSYKNIRAKESSDIIFSGGKNKKPKSMAEVSLIIDNGDRYLDVDFSEVKITRRIFKTGENEYLINNKKSRLKDIHNLFMDTGIGKQAYSIIGQGRVERIIGSSPKELKEIIEEAAGVKRAKIEKEESEKKLQDLKNEIEKIEYVEKDLKKRVDYLKNEQEKAKLFKAYTKKIDVQRFMILEYNVNEKTSLKYEYEEKSQEIKEELEKNENNFSEKQAELEKTNEVRKELYENLENQKNENSENFKNMEILKEEYSKLVNQNSNLETEANEKNKRKSILEKDIAEKEELLNNSRNELDLITRELAIKEEEKDKWEAKVGELKHKCDKITIELKERTQKNSNFEVDKIKVAGENEDLEKRVQGAKNENKRQIAERNDVEAEFNKINKEKQTFEIQKSEKEKEKLEKELKIKKLNEKIDELRKEYAEINKQKNEISYKLESFEVKHKAIASAIEKNETFNRSIKHILNEKIDSVIGAFVNLIDVPAGFEEAIQTLSGGMFQDIVVRDSEIGKKCIEILKDRKLGRASFLPIENIRISRMNEFLPKIEQVSQQKSFQNKMPQDEVQNIILNTKGKNGIIDFARNIVKVDKKFLNEDVEKVIQFVYGNSVVVESLEVGTELLKKGFNDRIVTLEGDIITSRGRMTGGHSFKGKDEILERKKELKYLESEIEKNKKNFKEFEKKLSEIVLEAEKIEVERIEAEKLFEKFKNDCQEFNENYDDFSIKFNRKQREINTLNYEISENEKFILEKENKIKENKELIQNIEKYIEENNLKMQNLNEELKKFENIDEFIQKLNETDRDYEILKVRTDNNKNRFSEIESDYKKLLSEKAELDEFEKKRERLGNELSEKLSDKKTEIEKNEKINENILNEIKEFEKKIQEIEVKERKLISEIKDIEVKILENKNNYEKIVEKITRNESELEFQIAEFKELESEEILENEEYFEIADEEELTATRRKLSSNERSRTDIGAVNLASIDEFEYENGRYQDIVAQKKDLLESRETLFGFIREIEEEVTNKFFIAYEQINKNFQYMCETILNGAKGIIKMTDPENLLTTGLELSVKYKNKPEQTLLLLSGGEKSMLAVSFIMAIFMFKPSPFTFFDEIEAALDEKNTKKIVELLHQFINKSQFILITHNKETMKGSHRLYGVTMNKEIGETKIVSVDI
- a CDS encoding alpha/beta hydrolase, yielding MKKFSHRLKIMLKKILGLMMVLVFSVIGLAEIDTSQIANDYPYKESAIMATVLGTPAEQHYKFKNPKGPKVRKFKTTKTIPEILRQWSNYEYGVWTQKKEAPLMIVISGTGSLYNSGMSLYLANVFYDRGYNVITFSSPTTMPYIVSQSKNAYAGYIKDETVQIYDLIEKAISREKADGMKLNGRVYIGGYSLGGFQSLQIHELDAKKNRRIGINKSLMLNSPVSILTATQNLDGFLVKNGIYDARSLEKYLDTIFSRLMYDKSIQIKDIEFSNLTTSLGKLGLEEKDFEVLTGLLFRFYSANMTFAGEVFSGNNAIGRLSNKKSYKRFDSVTQEFREGLSVSFDEYAKEILYPYLKKYKNPSLDFNDFINEFDLRSSQDFINKNNKNIIFITSTNDVLYSNDDINYINNTFSNKVLIPFGGHTGVLWHADVAKLMVDKLEEK